A stretch of Endozoicomonas sp. SCSIO W0465 DNA encodes these proteins:
- a CDS encoding glycerophosphoryl diester phosphodiesterase: protein MSRIIGHRGLAGKAPENTEAGIRLAAEQGLKWIEVDVTLLGDGTPVLFHDRRLNRTTNKKGRVTSLTCSELETIDVGSWFSEQFSGERIPQLGAALKLIKKLGLGLNLELKTNGCSEPRLVEAVLKTVAEVEFPTDRLLVSSFNYRALVHFSDRSDIQVGCLFERLPLNWHKKALRVNAVSIHLHGKRTTKRQISQVKSRGYELYCYTVNSLTFARQLTGYGVDGVFSDFPLLH from the coding sequence ATGAGCAGGATAATCGGACATCGAGGTCTGGCAGGAAAAGCCCCGGAAAATACCGAGGCTGGCATTAGGCTGGCTGCTGAGCAGGGGCTGAAATGGATAGAGGTGGATGTCACTCTGCTTGGTGATGGAACCCCTGTACTTTTTCATGACCGTCGACTGAACCGTACAACCAATAAAAAAGGTCGGGTGACGTCGTTAACCTGCTCCGAGCTGGAAACAATAGATGTGGGCAGCTGGTTTTCTGAGCAATTTTCGGGTGAGCGGATTCCTCAACTTGGAGCGGCTCTTAAGCTCATAAAAAAACTTGGGCTTGGTCTGAACCTTGAGCTGAAAACCAATGGCTGTTCAGAGCCGAGGCTGGTAGAAGCGGTATTAAAGACCGTTGCTGAGGTTGAATTTCCAACGGATCGGCTTCTGGTTTCCAGCTTTAATTACCGGGCACTTGTTCATTTTTCAGATCGTTCCGATATTCAGGTTGGCTGTTTATTTGAACGGTTGCCACTGAACTGGCACAAAAAAGCACTGCGGGTCAATGCCGTATCCATTCACCTCCATGGTAAGAGGACTACCAAGAGACAGATTTCACAAGTGAAGTCCCGGGGTTATGAGCTTTATTGTTATACAGTTAATTCTCTGACGTTTGCCAGGCAGCTTACCGGCTATGGTGTTGATGGTGTCTTTTCGGATTTCCCTTTACTGCACTGA